In the Pogona vitticeps strain Pit_001003342236 chromosome 2, PviZW2.1, whole genome shotgun sequence genome, tctttGCATTTCATGGAAGTTATTCATATATGCAAAGTAACTACTTTCTCAACACATGCTTTTCCTTATGAAATATGGATGGATTATAAAATCTGAGAAATACAGCAcactttctaaataaataatacacaatGAAATATATATTAATCAACCTCTTCTTATCCTAATATGTTATTATAATTGCTATTATGACTATGTGACAGTTTCATCAATACACACAGCACTTTTCAAAGTAGCATAAAAATGACAAGTCTCCACTTTGACGAAATGACAGTTAGTTTTCAAAAGCAGAAGTGAGAACCACTTCTGcttttgaaggaaggaaaataaagacTAGTTTACCAatagggatgatgatgatgatgatgatgatgatgaatttaaATATGGAAGCAACCACCTGAATATGGATCTAGATAAAACTGGATATCCAGACAAGTTTTAaaaatttgtgtttgttttttaggtGGGAACACTGCCCCACTGAAAATGCCTACAGGCTTACACCAGAGACAGTTTGCTGGCACTTTATTGCCCATTTACCAAATGCTACACctattttcctttcttcaaaAGCAGTAGAGGTTCTCACTTCTGCTTTTGAAACAAATTGCCATTTCCTCAAAGCAGAGACCTGTCTTTTTTTCTACTCTGAAAAGTACCATGTGCGTTGATGAAAATGCCACATAATAATGACAGCAATGATAATAATATATTGGGATAAGGCTATACTAAATTCAGGAAAAAGAAATCCACCAGAAGTTCAGATTTTGACAGGAGGCACGCATTCTGATCTGAGTGGAGTTGGGCCGTTTTCCCAACTGGCAATTCGTTTTTTGTGATGAGTGAGCAGGCATCACCAACCAGTATTGTATATATTAGGGCAAAGTATGTGGGGAtgctgatttaaaaagaaaaacacatacaaaagccTTCCATGCAGCGGTCCATGCAGAGGCTCACACAGCagattaatatttttatattacaagTCTCCCTCAATCACACCACAGTTAGTTTTTAGTAAGATTTACCTCACACATTAGTTCAACTGTCATGCAATCTCAATATAAATAGTtagtgtcacacacacccagttcccatatttgttttttttacacacccaggttcccttttgGGCACAACATTTTCACTTTCactcttttttgctgccaccagaggatatgttcctctctgtatcaaatatgactattagatcagtgttgtccaatataacaatgtttatttatgggtttgtaggtaaatcatataaagaaaatcatggatggtctttcattattcattcaataaacattgctttgattacatttatgtttgcttatgtagattcactttaatcaaggtatttatatattctactatttatttcttagcactttgaactctttccaatcttaaccacataaactttccaagacttctcctattcctatctctttctctgtctctctattactcttctttCTAACACAACCACGGCCCtaactttcccctttttttttcctggttccacccctcctgtcatgtcattggctcccacatcagctctgacctgactgacaggagtgttctgagagGTGTCTGTCACAGTCAGAAATTCTGGTTTaggaagaatattttaaaaagttttcttatAAAAGGTGAGCATTCAAACAAAACATGTTAACTGGTTACATTATGGTATCTTGCTAGCTTCGTTAGTTTGGTTCACGAAGCTTACTgattacatatgtatatataatgaCATTAATTAACATTGCTGAACACTAATATACTCTAACACTGCTAAATGGACACTCACTGACTCATTTCTAGAAGTGACACACACAACACTGGCCTTGCTTATTGCTTATACTAACACTGAACACTGACAGATCCTGACTGAGGTAAAAAGACGGAAAATAGAAGCTGAGGTACAGAGGGAATCAATTGGTTACTCTAAgtcacatgtgtcaaactcaaggcccacgGGCCTAATCTGGCCCACCAGGCCATTTCTTGTGGCCCCCGCAGTGTTGCCTACTACTGTGCAGTAGAAAACACACAGGTCCTTACtcagtcacccataatgctccaaAAGGATGCTAGGAATCTGCCcagtgggacttctaatcccagcattccaagcagcaaagagtcagaaagtgcagcccCTTGGGCGGCATACAGCACCTTGGGAATGTAGTCCTCAGTGTTGCCTGTTCCTGTTCTTATCCGCTTGCCcttatttctagactttgatcatagacttttaccttcagagctagttattatgtatgttattactaaaaccagtaataatcGAATGAGGATTACATTTAATATGATAAacagtagatacatttatatagtcttacagatacaactggCTCTTTAAGGGCAACCATAATGCAAATGCGGCCCAAGATAAAAATTGAGCATGACACCTCTGCTCTAAGTGATTGACATTCACTCAAAGTCCCTCCCATTAAAACCTCATAAAGCCACAATATGCTGGTTGCTCATCCCAACACCTCTTCTCAACCTGCATATGGAACCACCTGCAAGATCAATCTTGATACACAAGTCCATAAATCAGTCCCTTGGAAGAGGCTTGGTTAAGGTGTCTTCCATTATCTCTGCTGTGGGGCAGTAGACCAGCTTGCTGATGCCCTTTTCAGTCAGGTTTCACATCCAGTGTTATCTTGTGTTGATGTGTTTTGGTGCGCACATTCATTCTCTTGCTCGGGGACAGTCCCATGCAGCTTTGGTTGTTCTCTTTGGGTTGGTTTCTCTTGCTGGATTCCAAAGTCATCTAACAACAAGAAAAGACCAACAAGACAATAAAGCAGCTTCCACGTCAAGAAGAAATTTATTTTGGTGTGGATTAACATTCACCCTGTCAGACACAAGGATTACAATGTGTGGGTGACAGGCTTATGCACTGTGTACATGGTGTGAACACTGGAGTGGGATGAAGTGGactagaaaacagaaaataatggcATTGTTCACATAAGTTATGAACTTTTGAGATTCACCATAAATGTCCTGGTACTTCTGGCAACAAACAGATGCAAATGACATTTTATAAAAGTTTTCAGAGGCTAGTAGGTTGTGTTGAGGTCAGGATTTTGCCAACATCTACTTGGTTATACATATGACTATAGTGACAGACTGTTTATTAATATATAAAGTGAGCTCAAAAGGCCTGATATCTATATTATCCTCTAGGTACACACCAGAATTTATGAATGTTGTCCTCTTCaactatctctctcaaatctcCCTTTGTAATTCCCTTTTTCTATAGTAGTGAATTTGAGATCAATGACAAAATGTTcagagagtttatttatttatttattggacttatataccaccccatagcgctacaagcactctctgggcggtttacaatttaattatacaggctacacattgcccccccagcaagctgggtactcattttaccgacctcggaaggatggaaggttgagtcaaccttgagccggctacctgggatttgaaccccaggtcgtgagcacagttttagctgcagtacagcgttttaaccactgcgccacgaggcagtgGTTCTGATTCTGGCTTCTTTGTCTTACCTTTTATAAAGTCAGATTTGTGTCTGTCTCTTGCACACAGACTGTCCTCTTTGCCTTTTGCAGAGGGCACTGCTGGCAGAGGGTAGCATACATCACAGAAAAGAAACAGGTAAATTATGTTGGGGGGCACTGTTGGGACCTATAAGAATGCTGCCACAACTCATATGGAGATTGTCTTCAGAAAAAGCAAGTATATCatgctttttgttatttttcatatACTTTTAGACAAGGACTGATTTGTGAGTGCTGAGAGAGAAGTTGTAGGGTTCctctttattaggtcaatggttcatgttttgttatgtaattgttcatgcatattcatgttgctgagaggcagaggtGACAGAGATGctataagacagtggtccccaaccttgggcctccagaaggctacaattcccagaagccttcaccaccacctctgccggccaggatttctgggagttgaagtccaagaacatctggaagcccaaggttgggggccactgttaTAAGAGGCAGAGTCAGAAAGGTCAGAGAGAGTTGGAGTGGAGTGGGTGAGAGAGAAGtagttagagtgtggagtttggggaattctgaggtgtgattagagttaggagtgtattatcaaatagaagattgttgttaatagcataggcatccttcagtctcgagagaccatggtaacatgctctgaatcaaggagtgtcctctccagagcatgaagcctgggtaaagtaatatggaggataggctgttacccaagcagcagatcccccctctccacgttgctgaaatgttccaatggaaaggcaagagccaatacaactggttccagcaacgtcgcaggagttggcagaacaacacgaaatgccttcgggactccagctccggattttgcctctaggttaactcctgaagccttttccatcagtggagatagccacaaggcagtggaggtttgaaatcggagttttccttttcctagatgggctgccttgttaataataaatttacataAAGAAGATatccatgaatcactatcaataactgtaatcaataaacaaagttactgtatatttaaaagactttgaagtgtggacctgagtcttcatcttcctgaagtaatggtgatttagtgatcacctgctgacagcagtgtaaaagaggggattgtttgccttcctgTGCTCTTGAGTCTTGagggtcaagcaaggggcacgagggtggacgccacataAGTCTTGAAATCGCAAAAGGTCGGCAGAACAAAGAGCGCATGCgcaatttatttttactttttattttaaaagcgcCCTCTCTTCTCCGAAGCCTGGGAATCCCACCATCAACCCCTTTCCCACAGGAAGCCCTTCTGCGTTTGCGCAAAGCCTTCCAGCTTTTCCTTGGCCCTTTAAGGACTCTGGAAAGGGGGTGGAGCTAATTTGCAAACGTGGCGTCGGCGCCTCTAAATCACTCGGCCCGGCGCTTGGGCCTGTCAGGGCGGAAATCGGCGAAGGTGTCGTTTGGGAGCGGCCTCTGACATGACGGTCACCTGGGCAAAGACAGGTATTTCCCGTCGGGCTCCTCCGTCTCTTCCTCCCCCCATCTGTGAGGGCCAAAACCCGAGCGTTGCTGTGTTTGTGGGGTCGGAGAGCGACCCCCCAGAAGCCCTGGTCCTGGCCGTTCGCTGGCAGGTTGCGCGCCTGAGGCGGTTCTTTGGAGTCCGCTTTTAAATCCGATGCCAGGCCGGGGTAGAAGAAGACGGAGCGGCGGGAGGGCCGAGGGTCGCCCCCCAAGCCGGGCTCGGCGCTGGGCTGTTCTGAGGGCGGGGAGCGAGGGCAGGGCTTCCTTCTCTCGGGAGCCGGCGGTGGCTCTAGCCGTTTGTTGTCTTGTAGCCGTGAGGATCCGAGCTCGGTAAGAACCTGGGAAGGAGGTTGTTGATGGCGAGCCTGTGAGCAAGCTCTGCCCAATGGCCGAAGCCCGTGGGTTGAGTTCTCCCTCCAGAGCCCCAACACCTCTTGGCTTGCCGGactggttttttccccccggCTTCTCTTCTCTGGTTTTTAACGCGTGGCTTCAGCAGgtgcgctctctctctttctctctcacccacCCTCATCGCAGTGGCGAGGAGTGCTTCTTCCCCGCAGACTCTTCTGTGAAAGGCAGAAACAAATTCTTCAATAAAAAGCCTCCAGGTTGTGTTGGGTATACACGTGGACGGGGAGCCGCTTCACGCGCTTTTGCAGGCTGCCCTTCTCTTCTTCAGATGTCCCTGTACTTGCTCAGACCTAGATCCTGAAGAAATGGGCGAAAGTTTATACCAAATAGAATTTGTCAGTCTTTTGGATACCACaaggttcctttttttttcctggcacaaGCTAGAGGGAGGAATCTTGCCAAACAGAAAGTTGACCATCATTGATGGTTGTCTGCCCTTTTCAGTTTATTGGTGAAACGTAATATGACAGTGGTGTAATTTGAGCTCAGATTTCATAGGCTAAAACCCTGCTTCTCTTTCTCAGATTAGGAGGATATAGAAGAGTTTAAAGCACATGTGACAaactcaagccccccccccccggctgaatCTGGCCCATCAGGCCATTTCATGTGGTCCTTGCcctgttgcctgctactgtgcagtatacaatgCACAGGCACTTACCTGGTCAATCATAATGGTCcagaaggatgctgggaatccaccCAGCGAGACTTCTACTCCCAGCATTTCAAGTAGCAAAGAGTTAGAAAGTGCAACCGCTTGGGCAGCATACAGCAcattgggaaatgtagtcctcgctATTGCTCATTCCTGTTCTTACATTTATGttgtcttacagatacaaccggccctttgagggcaaccataatgctgatgcggcccaagatgaaattgagtttgacaACTCTTGTTTAAGGGAATTGCTTAGTCCCAGTAGGGATGTATGATATTGGCTTTTTGTCACTATGTCTGACTATGTATCCATTTCCTGTTGATGGTTATTGGTGAAGGGCAGAGTGAAAGGGTTATGATGCCTGCTCTGTCCTTTAATTAGAAATCAATTGACTTCTTTATGAAGTCTCTAGCATACAAATCTACCAGAAAATCCCAACACTCTTGCTTCTAACTTGGCTTTCATTTTGCTTACAGTTCCAGTAGTTTCACTCTTTATTCCCACTTTTCCTTCTGAAGTGTAAcagaagccgcccagagtagtctattgactagatgggtggggtacaaatacaataaataaaataataataaataaataataacagagAACAGATGAAGACTTTCTAAACTGATTTAGcatttgttgattttttaaaaattgtaagtttttttttaaaatacagtaatatataGGAGACAAAGCCAAAGGCATGCTTAATCATATTAGTCACGGGTATTGTATGTAAATTAGTACTCAGTCTGGAATTGTGCGTTTCTAAACAGTTaccctattttttttctccttattgTTAGAGCTCTCCTGACAGGATGGCAGGTAAAAGCCAGAATTTCAGTTTCCAGCTCCCAGCTGTAGTGCAGCCTACATTGGATGGTCACCTATATCCTTTTGGGAATGGCATAAGTTCTGACAGTGATGTGTTGGAAGATGAAGTGGAGTTGCATGAACTGCGACCCCGGGGAAGGGAGAAAGTCAGAAGAAGTACATCAAGGGAGAGAGTGGATGATGTCGTATTTATAACCAAGGATATACAAGAAGGAGACACGTTAAATGCTATAGCTCTTCAGTATTGTTGTACAGTAAGTTTGTATGCAGCTCCATCTGATGAAGTTCATATAAATTCAGAAGTATTTGTGTTTataaaaacaaagtttttttaTGCTGACCTACAAACAGCTTGGAGTGTTATTTGCCAGAATGCACTATATATAATCATTTGCCAAACTGAGAATGTGCAGAAAAGCATCTGGAAAGTCTTTGCCTAAGTTTTAATTATATTAGGTTGTTCCAAAAATGTAATTCACCAAAGGGAGTAAAAGTCTCTTATATAGTATATGATGAAATAAGAACTTAGTACAAATGCACATATGTGTGTATGAACTGACTTATCTCTGGGAACCACAAGAATCAATTTGTTAACTTGGATAAACTGTTATTTGGGAAGTTACAgaagccaaaattctgttgcttaatgtagtaaattgcactagaggagACTCATTTAATCAAttggggtttggtgagtcaattcttctgtaGATTCCACTGACTAAATTGGCCTACTTTTACTGTGACTTAATCCTGTTTTGTGAGTCAAGCCCTTTGTGAGCGCTATTGATTCAAACAGGTCTACTCTAACCATGACTTATTTCAGCATAGTAAGTAGCAATGAGAACAGGCCCATTTAAATTggtggctcaccaaatccccactgtttcaagggggctattctagtgtgatttactatgctaagcaacaggattttggctaggaTCTTGTGGGATCCCAAACTTGACATGTACCAACAGAGGTAACACTATGCATCTGAAGAAATTCCTTATTTTGTTGATTTGGGCAGTTACATGACACTTGATGAAAACTTTTAAAGTCCTGCAAACagaatggatttgatttaaatcacaatttagataaaaattagatttttttgaagatttaaataaaaattatatcttAAAATTTAAACTATGATTTAAATagtcatttaaattgatttgatttataaaaCTCATTGATTGTTATCCCCTGCCTGCAAAATTCCTCACCTTGacacaaaaaagttactttttttggtcaAGGTTTCTGTACAATATCTTTCAGTTTGTGTAGAGATCTGTTACTCTTTCCTCTTAAGAAGCAAAGTGTATGCTAATACCagcatatacacacagagagaccaagTGCAGAAggactggctgtttttgtttttaaagatgcagATCACACATCCAATGCTTCTGATTCTTAACAGGCAGAAATGATTCTGGTTTTCAGTCAAGTAAAAGTTATCAAGTTTAAATCACCAAAATATCTTGCCCTCTAGCAGGGCAACAAGAGaatttttgcattttcaaatatGAACTAAATAGATGGAGATAGGACTTGTTAGGAATACTAACAATGTATATCTCAATATATTTACTATGGACATTGGCTGTTCATATAAATTTATAGTGCTAGCACACCAGTAGTGCTTTTAAATATGATTGGGTGAATGTGGAACGCTACATAAATTTAATTGACTGCATTTTATGATCTTCGTGTACGAAGTAGTCAGTTGTGTTAATTTTAGAGTCTAAAGCTGGCTCTTCCTCCCACAGCAATGGAGTAAAGAAGCACTCACTTAACCCTTGCTCTTTTTTCTACAAAGAAGGAAGAGCTCCAGAAAAGCTTTTTGGCCTGAGGAATCAGCTTGACCTTATACAACCTGAATTCTCGCtgctgctcgggggggggggggggggggctcattttTCTTTCAGTAAAGTGATTGATTCTCAAATAACATATATGTCCTATTCCTCTTCTGAAAGGTAAAATAACTGTAATGTAAGCTAGTCAGTAAGTGCACAAGATAAATTCTTCCCTCCAGTAAGAAGTTATTCCTAATTCATATGATTCAGATAATCTATTTTTCCTTTCAAGGTGAACGGGAATGTCAAGGAGGAGACTAGCCCAGTCCCATGTCTGCTAGAAATCTAAAGGTTTCCCTTACACAACTGAAGCTGGTCTTGCTTATTGAGCAGTAGTAACATGTGCCAATATTGCTATTTAAATGTATATTGTGTAAAAGTCAGAATATAACTTGAAATTGTTAGTGGATTTAATAAACCTAATTCACTTCATTATAACTGTATTTCAGGTAGCAGATATCAAAAGAGTGAACAATCTTATTACAGATCAGGACTTCTTTGCCTTGAGAGCTATTAAAATTCCAGTGAAGAAGTTCAGTGTATTGACTGAGACACACTGCTTTCCCAAAGGCAGGCAAATTTCAAGAGCTGCTTCTGCGTCATACTCTGCAGAATTTCAGGATGCATCCCCAGCTGCTGAATCATTTTCTTCCACTGAGACTGTAGGTAACTTCTTGAAAGAAGTAGACCGTGATATAGAACAAATAGTGAAATGCAATGCCACAAAAAGAGAGAATCTTAATGAAGTTGTTTCTGCCTTATCAACCCAGCAGTTGAACTTTGAACCAGATGGTAAAGCCATCAAGCGTAAAGATCCTTATTATGGAGCAGACTGGGGAATAGGTTGGTGGACAGCAGTCGTAATAATGGTCGTGGTTGGCATAATAACACCTGTTTTTTATCTTTTATACTATGAAGTTTTAGTTAAAGTGGATGTTAGTCACCATTCTACAGTGGAATATTTATCGGTTACATCACCATCTGAACCAAAACCATTAGAGGGAATGAATCAGAACATTTCATGAAAATTGAAGTTTTGCCTTTTACATGCTGAAGATTTGGGAGTTCAATCAACACACCATGTGAAGAGAGAAGAGTAACAGGTCCTGTATGGAACTGGAAAGTAGCTTTCATTATCATGGTAATAAATGACAGGGCACGTTTACTATGTTGCTGTGTGTATGGAAGAATACTTGGCAGACATATTGTTAAGTTCAGTATGTTGACAAATTAAATGCAGATTGCTTGAATTTACTAGAGTATATCTAAGCTTCTGCTCTCCATAAAAGTAAAAATGAAAGAACCTTAACTTAATGTGAACTTTGAAAAACCTTTCATAATGTTTGCTGAAAAATGAATCTAATCATGGCCAATTGTCAATGTGCAAGtcctttgtattttaaaagaacaagccATTCTCTTCCATCGTGGTAAGACAAGAATTAGAAACGGGTCATATCAGATCTGTTAATCACAATAGTCTTCTCTGAGATGACGCAGGGGCATGTGACCAAATGTAACAATGGTTTAACACTATTCCTTTCCACCCATTTTATTAAAGAGATTTGAAGAGAGGAAAACTTTgagcagaaggaaaagggaatgCTCAAGTCATTTCTCAAGGATAACTTCCCTGTTCCAAAAGCTGCTCTCCCTTCCCCCACTActgcttttcctttttctgtgGTTGTTTCTGTATATTCATTTTGGAACAGAATAGAGGTAGATTTTTCTTCCTTATCTCTTACTTTGAAAATAGTGAGGCATCACAACTCCAGGGTTTACATTATGATGCATAGCTggcaccctgtttccctgaaaataagacctaacctaaaaataagccctagtgtgatttttcaggatgctcgtaatataagccctaccccaaaaataagccccagttaagtgaaatcccgccctccaccactgtgcagcattgtgcagcaaccagaagatgacatgactgtatttgaataaatgtagattgttgtacataaaaataaaataaaacatcccctgaaaataacccctaatgcatttttggagcaaaaattaatataaaaccctgtcttatttttgggaaaacacggtagttAGCTCTGTAGGTGATCTGCCATGTAAATTGGAATCTTGGCATTTTAGAGAGTATAATTTTCCTTTTCCATGAACACTGTACTTTTATTCAAGCAAATTTCACTACTATAGAACTGATTATAGAACTGCTGCTTTAAAAGAACAATAATTGGAGTTATCTGTCAACTGTAACATTGACCTTACTGCCGGACGTGGGGACTCATGGTCTCTACCTGGGGAACTGCAGCACAGCCTTGGCATCTAAATTTGTAGTCATTCTACCATTGGCATTTTATATAGCTGTAGAAGAGCTAAATTATTTTGAGAGCTATGGTGCAGTTCAATTTTATTACTTTAAGAGCAGTGAAATCTATTTGCATTAAAATTGTGAAAGTTAAGCTGATGTTGTTTGCTACTTTGTTAAACTTACCATATTTGCAATATAAAATTAGGgggttttgcatttttttagtCTTGTAAAACTTTGCACTTAGCAACTCAACATTTTTATGCCAACTTTTCATTTGACAAGGTAGTCCtacacaggaggggcaggatctgttctcgatcatcccagagtgccagacacataataatgggtgcAAGTTACAaggagccagattttggctgaatatcaagaaaaaatgtcttaactgttagagcagtatgacagtggaatcaattaccttgggaggtagtgagtactccaatgctggaggcagtcaagagaaaattggacaaccatctgtcaaatgtACATTGGATTCTTATATTAAACAAAAGATTgaactcaatggtcttatagttgGACACCTGGACACATGGATAGCAGATGCAGCTGATTTCATTTTGCAGACATCTGTCCCTTAAATTGTTTGAATTTCCTACAAGGATGTACTCTTTCTATCTCAAGGCAAGTGCTTGCTAAATTGTGAAACAGTGATGGcgggttgttgattttttttaaacatactgGCTTGCAAAGTAGTTGAAATTACTTGATTTGGATGATGCATGCTTTCCTGTAATAACTACCTGAGTAGGGAAATTTGAGAAACAGATCTGTGCCCGTTTTGTGAGCACAgatttgtttctcttctcctaAGTTGCACCTACTCTCATATTGTAttagttgtcccccccccccccccggcattttGGTTGTGAACATTTCTAGACGGAAGCGGATTCCACTTGCATGATATATAGTGCTGAAATGTGCATCATGCAGAGTAAAATCTTCAGCTGAGTGAAATTGTGAACCA is a window encoding:
- the LYSMD3 gene encoding lysM and putative peptidoglycan-binding domain-containing protein 3 isoform X2, with protein sequence MPGRGRRRRSGGRAEGRPPSRARRWAVLRAGSEGRASFSREPAVALAVCCLVAVRIRARALLTGWQVADIKRVNNLITDQDFFALRAIKIPVKKFSVLTETHCFPKGRQISRAASASYSAEFQDASPAAESFSSTETVGNFLKEVDRDIEQIVKCNATKRENLNEVVSALSTQQLNFEPDGKAIKRKDPYYGADWGIGWWTAVVIMVVVGIITPVFYLLYYEVLVKVDVSHHSTVEYLSVTSPSEPKPLEGMNQNIS
- the LYSMD3 gene encoding lysM and putative peptidoglycan-binding domain-containing protein 3 isoform X1 is translated as MAGKSQNFSFQLPAVVQPTLDGHLYPFGNGISSDSDVLEDEVELHELRPRGREKVRRSTSRERVDDVVFITKDIQEGDTLNAIALQYCCTVADIKRVNNLITDQDFFALRAIKIPVKKFSVLTETHCFPKGRQISRAASASYSAEFQDASPAAESFSSTETVGNFLKEVDRDIEQIVKCNATKRENLNEVVSALSTQQLNFEPDGKAIKRKDPYYGADWGIGWWTAVVIMVVVGIITPVFYLLYYEVLVKVDVSHHSTVEYLSVTSPSEPKPLEGMNQNIS